Part of the Quercus lobata isolate SW786 chromosome 6, ValleyOak3.0 Primary Assembly, whole genome shotgun sequence genome, TGCGGCGGCACGTAATAGTCTTGAAGCATTGATTGAGAGCTGTCACATGCATGGACTTTCAGAGGATGAGTGCTTAGAGAGGAGGACCCTGGCTGCCCATCTCGATTATATCTATACCCAGAAGGACAAGCCATGATCCATGAAAATTAATTATGTACTACTTGTACAGTTCATGTGATGCTAATTATCACTACTAATAATATGACATTCTCTCCTCCTTTTGGGTGAGTGATACTCTCATTCCTAACTGTTTCTTTCTTGCGAGTCGGGATGTTATTTGgattataatatatgtatatatttgtatatgcCCTATTATTATGTAACTTTTGCTTTGATATTGTTGACATGTTATTG contains:
- the LOC115949579 gene encoding phytosulfokines 3-like is translated as MAKVFATLFMLSLVLCSTTLTYAARPDPKSNIDETTSQNEVAAARNSLEALIESCHMHGLSEDECLERRTLAAHLDYIYTQKDKP